The stretch of DNA ACGCCACCAGCGCTTACTGACCCTCACCCGTAAGGAGAATCAGATGGCCACCGTCGTCCATCATCCCGCCGAGACGAAGCGTCCGCCCGTCCGGCAGACGCCCCCGCCTCCGCCCGCGCCGCCGACCCCCTCGTCCGCACGGCGCCGCAAAGCGGCGGCGAATGCGCCCGCCGGACTCGCGTGGGGCCTCATCCTGCCCTCGATCGTCGTCGTCGCGATCGTGTCGATCTTCCCGATCGCGTACGCCATCAACCTCAGCCTGCACGAGACCAGCTACATGCAGGTCGGCGAGTTCATCGGCTTCGAGAACTTCCTGCCGATCTTCACCACCGGCGAGGGCCTCGGCCAGATCGGGCTCTCGCTCGTCTATGTGATCGGGTCGCTGCTGCTCGCGGTGCCGCTCAGTCTGGGGCTCGCGAACCTGCTGAACCAACAGGTCGCGTTCCGGCGGGTGTTCCGTGTGCTCATCCTGCTGCCGTGGGTGGTGTCGCAGACCGTCGCCGCGCTGCTCTGGAAGTGGCTCGTCAA from Herbiconiux sp. L3-i23 encodes:
- a CDS encoding carbohydrate ABC transporter permease, with the translated sequence MATVVHHPAETKRPPVRQTPPPPPAPPTPSSARRRKAAANAPAGLAWGLILPSIVVVAIVSIFPIAYAINLSLHETSYMQVGEFIGFENFLPIFTTGEGLGQIGLSLVYVIGSLLLAVPLSLGLANLLNQQVAFRRVFRVLILLPWVVSQTVAALLWKWLVNPDYGPLGLGELGGNRVDFLADPVLAMVLLIVVNVWISYPLATILCLASLQTIPEELKEAAEVDGAGPFRRFMQVTLPLMKPTLFVVAIQLTLLYFNMVTLVYTLTGGGPLGGTNLLSLGAFKESFEFFNLGLGAAYSVVLFAFNVIFGAAYIRLLRSDKS